Sequence from the Fulvivirga ligni genome:
CCACAATAACTCTTAACACCTATATCCAGGCTCCTCAACAACGTGTGTTTGATCTCTCAAGAAGCATCGATTTACACAAAATTTCCACTCAACACACTCAGGAAGAAGCTATTTCTGGAACAACCACCGGCCTTATCGGACTTAACGAAACCGTGACCTGGAAAGCAAAACACCTTGGCGTTACACAAAAGCTCACCACCAAAATCACCTCATTTCAATCTCCTGACTCCTTCACTGATGAGATGACCCAGGGCGCCTTTCGCTCCATGAAGCATCAGCATCTATTCAAGAAACATGAATCAGGCACCATGATGATCGATATTTTTGAATTCAGCAGCCCCTTCGGACCACTGGGCAGATTGGTTAATTTTCTTTTTCTAAGAAACTATATGACACAACTTCTCGTAAAACGAAATCAGATCATCAAAGAATTTGCGGAGACAGAAAAGTGGCGGCAGGTGATTTAACTTAATCCACCATTTCATGTACAACCAAAAGATCAGCTTTACCTATTTCTTAAGTATCACACTCGCTGTTATTTTCACTGCGTTACTTCATGAGTTTGCTCACTGGGCTATGAGCGAATCATTAGGATATGATACAGCCATGACCCTAAACAGTACCTACCCAACTCATGCAGTATGGTCAGAAAAGCATCAAATTATCATCTCGGCATTAGGTCCGATCATCACCCTGGTTCAGGCTGTTGTAGTCTTTCTTTTGCTCAAAAAAAATCATTGGAATAAATATTTATACCCATTGCTTTTCACTCCATTTTATATGAGACTATTAGCATGTTTTATGAATTGGATTAACCCAAATGATGAAGGGCGCATAAGTACTTATCTTGGCCTTGGGCTTTTCACGTTACCTATTTTAATCAGCGGCCTATTGTTTTATCTGGTTTTTACTACCAGTAGAAACCATCATCTTAAATGGCAATTTCAGGTGTTCACCATATTTATTGTAATGAACATTAGCTCATTTCTTATTCTTTCTGACCAGTACTTTAGGGTAAATATTTTTTTATGATAAGAAG
This genomic interval carries:
- a CDS encoding SRPBCC family protein, translated to MTTITLNTYIQAPQQRVFDLSRSIDLHKISTQHTQEEAISGTTTGLIGLNETVTWKAKHLGVTQKLTTKITSFQSPDSFTDEMTQGAFRSMKHQHLFKKHESGTMMIDIFEFSSPFGPLGRLVNFLFLRNYMTQLLVKRNQIIKEFAETEKWRQVI